In Flavobacterium praedii, the DNA window CCGTTAATATTGGAGCTGTTGGTACCGCTGAACATTCTACCGTTACATCCGTTGGAAGAGTTTCTACAAATGTTGGTGCCGTGGTGTCTTGAACCGTGATGATTTGAACGTGAGTCGTAGTAAGTCCACAAAGATCCTTAGCTATCCAAGTTCTTGTTAAGCTATAACTTCCTGCACAAGTTCCAGCTGTGGTTGTTTCAGTGTAGGTTACTGTTGCTGTTCCACAATTATCCGTTGCCGTTAATATTGGAGCTGTTGGTACCGCTGAACATTCTACCGTTACATCCGTTGGAAGAGTTTCTACAAATGTTGGTGCCGTGGTGTCTTGAACCGTGATGATTTGAACGTGAGTCGTAGTAAGTCCACAAAGATCCTTAGCTATCCAAGTTCTTGTTAAGCTATAACTTCCAACGCAAGTTCCAGCAGTGGTTGTTTGTGTATAGGCTACAGTTGCAGTTCCACAATTATCTGTTGCCGTTAAAACTACTGCAGTTGGAATCGCAGAACATTCTACTGTTACGTTAGCTGGTAAAGCTTCTACAAATGTTGGAGCTGTGGTATCTTGAACCGAGATGGTTTGAACATGAGTTGTAGTAAGTCCACAAGCGTCCGTTGCAATCCAAGTTCTTGTTAATGTATAACTTCCAACGCAAGTTCCAGCAGTGGTTGTTTGTGTATAGGCTACAGTTGCAGTTACACAATTATCTGTTGCCGTTAAAACTACTGCAGTTGGAATCGCAGAACATTCTACTGTTACGTTAGCTGGTAAAGCTTCTACAAATGTTGGAGCTGTGGTGTCTTGAACCGTGATGATTTGAACGTGAGTCGTAGTAAGTCCACAAAGATCCTTAGCTATCCAAGTTCTTGTTAAGCTATAACTTCCTGCACAAGTTCCAGCTGTGGTTGTTTCAGTGTAGGTTACTGTTGCTGTTCCACAATTATCCGTTGCCGTCAATATTGGAGCTGTTGGTACCGCTGAACATTCTACCGTTACATCCGTTGGAAGAGTTTCTACAAATGTTGGAGCTGTGGTATCTTGAACCGAGATGGTTTGAACATGAGTTGTAGTAAGTCCACAAGCGTCCGTTGCAATCCAAGTTCTTGTTAATGTATAACTTCCAACGCAAGTTCCAGCAGTGGTTGTTTGTGTATAGGCTACAGTTGCAGTTCCACAATTATCTGTTGCCGTTAAAACTACTGCAGTTGGAATCGCAGAACATTCTACTGTTACGTTAGCTGGTAAAGCTTCTACAAATGTTGGAGCTGTGGTATCTTGAACCGAGATGGTTTGAACATGAGTTGTAGTAAGTCCACAAGCGTCCGTTGCAATCCAAGTTCTTGTTAATGTATAACTTCCAACGCAAGTTCCAGCTGTGGTTGTTTGTGTATAGGCTACAGTTGCAGTTCCACAATTATCTGTTGCCGTTAAAACTACTGCAGTTGGAATCGCAGAACATTCTACTGTTACGTTAGCTGGTAAAGCTTCTACAAATGTTGGAGCTGTGGTATCTTGAACCGAGATGGTTTGAACATGAGTTGTAGTAAGTCCACAAGCATCCGTTGCAATCCAAGTTCTAGTTAATGTATAACTTCCTGCACAAGTTCCAGCAGTGGTTGTTTGTGTATAGGCTACAGTTGCAGTTCCACAATTATCTGTTGCCGTTAAAACTACTGCAGTTGGAATCGCAGAACATTCAACTGTTACGTTAGCTGGTAAAGCTTCTACAAATGTTGGAGCTGTGGTATCTTGAACCGAGATGGTTTGAACATGAGTTGTAGTAAGTCCACAAGCATCCGTTGCAATCCAAGTTCTTGTTAATGTATATGAACCAGCACAAGATCCCGCAGTGGTTGTTTGTGTATAGGCTACAGTTGCAGTTCCACAATTATCTGTTGCCGTTAAAACTACTGCAGTTGGAATCGCAGAACATTCTACTGTTACGTTAGCTGGTAAAGCTTCTACAAATGTTGGAGCTGTGGTATCTTGAACCGAGATGGTTTGAACATGAGTTGTAGTAAGTCCACAAGCATCCGTTGCAATCCAAGTTCTAGTTAATGTATAACTTCCAACGCAAGTTCCAGCAGTGGTTGTTTGTGTATAGGCTACAGTTGCAGTTCCACAATTATCTGTTGCCGTTAAAACTACTGCAGTTGGAATCGCAGAACATTCTACTGTTACGTTAGCTGGTAAAGCTTCTACAAATGTTGGAGCTGTGGTATCTTGAACCGAGATGGTTTGAACATGAGTTGTAGTAAGTCCACAAGCGTCCGTTGCAATCCAAGTTCTTGTTAATGTATAACTTCCAACGCAAGTTCCAGCAGTGGTTGTTTCAGTATAAGCTACTGTTGCAGTTCCACAATTATCTGTTGCCGTTAAAACTACTGCAGTTGGAATCGCAGAACATTCTACTGTTACGTTAGCTGGTAAAGCTTCTACAAATGTTGGAGCTGTGGTATCTTGAACCGAGATGGTTTGAACATGAGTTGTAGTAAGTCCACAAGCATCCGTTGCAATCCAAGTTCTTGTTAATGTATATGAACCAGCACAAGATCCCGCAGTGGTTGTTTCAGTATAAGCTACTGTTGCCGTTCCACAATTATCTGTTGCCGTTAAAACTACTGCAGTTGGAATCGCAGAACATTCTACTGTTACGTTAGCTGGTAAAGCTTCTACAAATGTTGGAGCTGTGGTATCTTGAACCGAGATGGTTTGAACATGAGTTGTAGTAAGTCCACAAGCGTCCGTTGCAATCCAAGTTCTTGTTAATGTATAACTTCCAACGCAAGTTCCAGCAGTGGTTGTTTCAGTATAAGCTACTGTTGCAGTTCCACAATTATCTGTTGCCGTTAAAACTACTGCAGTTGGAATCGCAGAACATTCTACTGTTACGTTAGCTGGTAAAGCTTCTACAAATGTTGGAGCTGTGGTATCTTGAACCGAGATGGTTTGAACATGAGTTGTAGTAAGTCCACAAGCATCCGTTGCAATCCAAGTTCTTGTTAATGTATATGAACCAGCACAAGATCCCGCAGTGGTTGTTTCAGTATAAGCTACTGTTGCCGTTCCACAATTATCTGTTGCCGTTAAAACTACTGCAGTTGGAATCGCAGAACATTCTACTGTTACGTTAGCTGGTAAAGCTTCTACAAATGTTGGAGCTGTGGTATCTTGAACCGAGATGGTTTGAACATGAGTTGTAGTAAGTCCACAAGCGTCCGTTGCAATCCAAGTTCTTGTTAATGTATATGAACCAGCACAAGATCCCGCAGTGGTTGTTTCAGTATAAGCTACTGTTGCCGTTCCACAATTATCTGTTGCCGTTAAAACTACTGCAGTTGGAATCGCAGAACATTCTACTGTTACGTTAGCTGGTAAAGCTTCTACAAATGTTGGAGCTGTGGTATCTTGAACCGAGATGGTTTGAACGTGAGTCGTAGTAAGTCCACAAAGATCCTTAGCTATCCAAGTTCTTGTTAAGCTATAACTTCCTGCACAAGTTCCAGCTGTGGTTGTTTGTGTATAGGCTACAGTTGCAGTTCCACAATTATCTGTTGCCGTTAAAACTACTGCAGTTGGAATCGCAGAACATTCTACTGTTACGTTAGCTGGTAAAGCTTCTACAAATGTTGGAGCTGTGGTATCTTGAACCGAGATGGTTTGAACATGAGTTGTAGTAAGTCCACAAGCATCCGTTGCAATCCAAGTTCTTGTTAATGTATATGAACCAGCACAAGATCCCGCAGTGGTTGTTTCAGTATAAGCTACTGTTGCCGTTCCACAATTATCTGTTGCCGTTAAAACTACTGCAGTTGGAATCGCAGAACATTCTACTGTTACGTTAGCTGGTAAAGCTTCTACAAATGTTGGAGCTGTGGTATCTTGAACCGAGATGGTTTGAACATGAGTTGTAGTAAGTCCACAAGCGTCCGTTGCAATCCAAGTTCTTGTTAATGTATAACTTCCAACGCAAGTTCCAGCAGTGGTTGTTTGTGTATAGGCTACAGTTGCAGTTCCACAATTATCTGTTGCCGTTAAAACTACTGCAGTTGGAATCGCAGAACATTCAACTGTTACGTTAGCTGGTAAAGCTTCTACAAATGTTGGAGCTGTGGTATCTTGAACCGAGATGGTTTGAACATGAGTTGTAGTAAGTCCACAAGCATCCGTTGCAATCCAAGTTCTAGTTAATGTATATGAACCAGCACAAGATACCGCAGTGGTTGTTTGTGTATAGGCTACTGTTGCAGTTCCACAATTATCTGTTGCCGTTAAAACTACTGCAGTTGGAATCGCAGAACATTCTACTGTTACGTTAGCTGGTAAAGCTTCTACAAATGTTGGAGCTGTGGTATCTTGAACCGAGATGGTTTGAACATGAGTTGTAGTAAGTCCACAAGCATCCGTTGCAATCCAAGTTCTAGTTAATGTATAACTTCCAACGCAAGTTCCAGCAGTGGTTGTTTGTGTATAGGCTACAGTTGCAGTTCCACAATTATCTGTTGCCGTTAATATTGGAGCTGTTGGTACCGCTGAACATTCTACCGTTACATCCGTTGGAAGAGTTTCTACAAATGTTGGTGCCGTGGTGTCTTGAACCGTGATGATTTGAACGTGAGTCGTAGTAAGTCCACAAAGATCCTTAGCTATCCAAGTTCTTGTTAAGCTATAACTTCCAACGCAAGTTCCAGCTGTGGTTGTTTCAGTGTAGGTTACTGTTGCTGTTCCACAATTATCCGTTGCCGTTAATATTGGAGCTGTTGGTACCGCTGAACATTCTACCGTTACATCCGTTGGAAGAGTTTCTACAAATGTTGGTGCCGTGGTGTCTTGAACCGTGATGATTTGAACGTGAGTCGTAGTAAGTCCACAAAGATCCTTAGCTATCCAAGTTCTTGTTAAGCTATAACTTCCTGCACAAGTTCCAGCTGTGGTTGTTTCAGTGTAGGTTACTGTTGCTGTTCCACAATTATCCGTTGCCGTTAATATTGGAGCTGTTGGTACCGCTGAACATTCTACCGTTACATCCGTTGGAAGAGTTTCTACAAATGTTGGTGCCGTGGTGTCTTGAACCGTGATGATTTGAACGTGAGTTGTAGTAAGTCCACAAGCATCCGTTGCAATCCAAGTTCTTGTTAATGTATAACTTCCAACGCAAGTTCCAGCAGTGGTTGTTTGTGTGTAGGTTACTGTTGCTGTTCCACAATTATCCGTTGCCGTCAATATTGGAACTGTTGGTACCGCTGAACATTCTACCCTTACATCCGTTGGAAGAGTTTCTACAAATGTTGGTGCCGTGGTGTCTTCAATTGTGATGACTTGAGTAAAAGTAGCAGACGAATTATCACAAACGTCTTTAGCGATCCATGTATTTGTATACGTTCCACTATTTGCACAGGAACCTGCGGTAAACAAACCGCTGGTTTTGGTATACGCTACTGTTCCACCACAATTATCCGTAGCGGTTGGCCCTTGTGATTGTGCGGTAGCCAAACCAGTAGCATCACTGCATTGTAACGTGATATTTAAAGCGTTTGCCGATGTGCTCCATGTTGGCGCTGTTGTGTCTTGAATAGTAATCGTTCTTGATACAGAAGCTAAAGCTCTTCCACAACTATCTGTTGCTGTCCAAGTTTCTATAACTGTTCCTCCACAAGAATTAGTTGTTGCTGAAAAAGTTGAAGCATTTGAAGTACCGCTGATTTCACAACCTCCTGATAATCCATTGGTAAATGTAATAGTACTTGGTGCTGGTATTGCACCACAGCCTACCGTAATAGCAGCAGGAGCAGTCATCGTTGGTAAAGCTGCTGGGCTTACTGTAATTGTTCTGGATTTTGAAATTATTCTTCCAAGTTCGTCAGTAAAAGTCCAACTTTCAGTAACAGAACCATCACATGAAGATGGTATCGCACTTAGGGTTGAAGTTACCGAGCCACTAATGGGGCATGTTGTTGAATTATTAGTATAACTAAGAGTACTTGTCGTTACTGCTCCACAAGCTACAGTAATATCTGACGTAGTAGCAAATTGTGCCGCTGGCGCAGCAAGAATTGTCAAGGTTACTGAAGTTCGCGTTAAACTTGAACACGTTCCGTTAGAAGTTTCTCCATATAAAGTTCTTGTCGCAGCAGTTGTACTTACTAAAGTTGCAGGACTTACAACATTTCCTCCTGTTGAGGCATCATACCAAACAATACTTGAACCTGATGGAACTGTAGCAGTTGCCGTCAAAGTCTGTGATGAACCTGTCTCACACACCTCTACATTAATTGGTGCCGTTGGGGCAGCAGGTAATAGATTGATCGTCACAACAACACTTCCTGTCATGTTAGCTGTACAACTTGTAGTTGCATTAGTCGCCACAACGGTATAAGTACCTGCAGCTGTTTTGTTTCCAAAACTAATCGCGCTTCCAGTTCCTGCAACTGCTACTCCGTTATTAACGCCTCCTAGTTGTAATTGATAATTTACTCCTAATTGAGAATTTGCTAGACCTACCACAACGCCTGTACCTCCTGAACAATAAGCACCGCCGCCTGTTACAGCATGTGCTATGGGCAAAATATTAAAAATCACATTCACATCATCACTCGATGCTGTACATGGTGTATTGGAAATCGTCCAACGCAAGGTATAAGATGTTCCTGCAGTGCCAGAAAAAGTAGTCGTTGGATTAGTATCCAAAGCAAATGATCCACCTGTTCCACTTACAATTGTCCATTTTCCAGTACCCACTGTAGGAGTGTTTCCTCCAAGGGTAACAGTCGTAAGTCCACAAGTCGTAGCTCCAGTTTGGTCGGCTCCGGCATTGGCTGTAGTTGGTAAAGCATTAACGGTTACGGTCGGTGTTCCTGTAAAACTTGTACCTGAACAATTGGCGTCTGAAAGAGCAGTTATAGAATATGTTTTTATTGAAGTTGGACTTACTGAAATAGAATAAGGACTTGTTGTAATTCCTGTAACACTTGTTGGGGTGGTTCCATCAGAATAAGTCAAATTCCATGGTTGTACGCCAGTTAAAGCAATACTTAAATTCGTACTACTTCCATTACAAATGGTTGCTGTTCCGCTCAAATTACTTGATGGTTTTGCTTTTACTGTAACAATTGCAATTGAAGAAGTAGCCGTACAAGTTCCACTCTTTAATATTGCTCTATATGAAGTTGTAGCACTTAAGTTTGTAACAGTTATACCTGTTGAAGTTAAGGCAATAGTTGTTCCTGCTGTAGCAAAATTATCTAATGAAGATTCCCATCTAATTATCGTTCCAATATGTCCAGATAAAGTCAAAAGCGTACTATTAGTACCCGTACAAACTGTCGCTCCTCCAGCAACTGTTCCTCCAACAGATAATGGATCAACAGTTATGGTAACTGAGGAAGTTGGATCTGAATCACCTAGTGTAGAAATCGCTACTCTTCGGTATTTTGTAGTTGTTGTTAATCCAATAGGTACATCATATGTTGCGGAAGTAGCACCTGAAATTATATTCCAAGCACTGAATGGACTAATAGAACTTTCCCATCTATAGCTTATAGTTCCTACTCCTACTCCAGAGGCTGTGTTGGAAAATAAAACTGGATCGCCTCCGCTACATATTGTTTGATCTGCAGCAATTGAACCTGCAAAAACAGTAACTTTAACATAAGCGGTAGCTTTATCACAAATATTTGGTGACAAACTAGTTGAACAAATCTCATATTCTATTGGATAAACCCCATTAACTGTACCTGATGCTACAGAAATAATTCCTGCTCCATTTATTGTTAAAGGAACTTGGGTTTTTGGTGTTATACTAGTGTTTGTAGAAGTTACTAATACACCATTTATAAAATCATTAGCCTTAACTGAAGTTGCTAAAGTCGTACCAGATATTACTGTTGCAAAAGGGTTCAAAGCACTTCCATCATTAACCGCATCAATTGGAATACAATTGATTACTACAGGGGTTGAAGCTACCGAAAGCCCACATTCTTTTGTTCCTGCAACCGAATATGATCCTGTTTCCGTAGGGACATAAGTTTGGTTTGTGGCGCCTGGTATCAAGACATCATTTAAATACCATTGGTATGGCTCTAACCCTGGCTCAGCCGTTAAGGCCGAAACACACCCAGAACCGTTTATTGTAGGGGCAAACTGTTGGGTGGCATTATCATTATACGAAGACAAGTAAGAAGCCATAGAAAACCCTCCTTCTGACTGCACCATACTCAAACTCATTCGAACAGAAGATGTAAAAACAAGGTTTGTAGGATCACCTAATTGAGTATTTGTAAATCTCATAATGTAATAACCAGAACTGCCTATTTGATATCTTGAATTACTTGTCAAAGTCTCCAAATTGACACCATTTATAAATACTGGAGCAGATGCATCATTAACTAAAACATACCCAAAATATTTTAAGTTGGTAGTATTATCATATTTTAAAAATTTAATAGTTTCTACACTATAGGAACCCGTACAAGGACTTATAGGCGCAACACAAGCCATATCAACTTCGCAACTTTGTGCTGTACCAGAATATACTATGATTTTTTTATCAGCAGAAATAATTGAAGCTGAATATTTTACACCATCTATACCATGAAAAATACTTTGATAACTTCCAGCAGTTGGCAAAAGGTAGTTATTTGTAGCTGTTATGGTTCCTGCAGTATCAACAGTATTTACAGTAACTCTTGTATTGTCTTCAGTAGCAATAAAAACGGTTTGTTCTGGGAAATTTAAATTAGTACTAGTACCTCGAGTTGTTCCACTCCCTCTAACCACTAAATAATTTGTACCCAAAACTCGAACAGGGGGAATTTCATTCAAAACTGAATCTCCACAACCAGTTGGCGTATCTCTCCATTGACCAGAATTCATTACAACTGGTTTAGTAGAAGAAATTAATGATCCGATTGCTGTTTGAAAAAGATAACACTGGCCTGCATTCAAAGTAACCAAAACAGTCCCATTTATTGATACCACAGTGTTGTTATCAATTGCCATAACTGAATAAACAGGTGCTGCAGTTGCAGCTGGAAATCCTGTTGGTGCATAAGCATAAAGCCCTGTAAAATCTGATCTATAATATCCAACTCTAAAAGAAGAACCTATTGCTTCATTACCATAACTTGCTAATGAGGCATTTCCTTTAATCTCTGTAGGTCTGCCACCATTTACTGCATCACTTTCAATATTTCTTACAGAAACTGCAATAGGTAGAGTACTTGTAAAAATCAACCCTCTATCACTGTATATAGTATTGATGGCATTTGCAGGTTTTGATGCAGGGTTGCCTGTTGGTCTGAAAGCAACAGGTGAACCTGAAGTAACACTCATCGTTGTAATTGCAGTTCCATCACTTTTGGTAATGGTCACACTAGCTGTCCCTGAAGGACATGAAATAATAAACTCATTCGCTCTAGAAGAATAATCCCATGGAGCCGCTGCTATATAATGTTTTGTAGAATATTGTGAAAATCCTTTAGTTGTAAAGAGTAAAAACATTACAATAAGTAATGAGCCTTTAATAATACTATTCCCTTTCAAAGTAAAATTCTTCATAAATACAATTGATTTAAGTTTTGAAACAAACAAAACGTATATTGATTTTTAAACAGTTGAAAGAAATACTCCCTCAGTAAAAAAACCAAAAACCAGGCAAGTAAAACTCACCCGAAAACAGATTAAAGTTCCTATCGAAACAATAATCATTCCAAAACATTCAACTATACACAAAAATGTTGAGAGAAGAAAAAACAATAATTTTGATAAGCCTAAAGAATTAAGCTTAAGCGAAGTAAAGTTTCTCATAATCAATTCAGTATTAAGTTCAAATAGATTGGGTAAAACAAAATTATACAATTATTAATTACTTATTAACAAATTTCGTTAAACTACAAATATTATCGTCAATTAGCATTTTTATCAAAAAAAAAAGAGTAAAAATCTAAATAACACGCAATTATACAATCAAAAATGATTTTTTTATATGAATTTCAAAATAAATAAAAACAATAAGTAACGATAAAAACTTGTTAAAAAAAACTAATTATTCTAGGAAAGATATATTTTTCTTAACACCTTGATAATTAGCGCGTTTTAGTGGTGAATTTTTAAATATTAATTTAAAAGTTTCCTCAGTCAATTCTATCCAATCTTTTTTTGACATTGCAAGCAAATCAGAATTGGAATTCAACAAAGGTTCATTGTGTGGCTTCGAAAAACGATTCCAAGGACAAACATCTTGACAGATGTCACAACCGAAAGCCCAATCATTAAATTTGCCTTTCATTTCATCTGGAATACTATCTTTGAGTTCGATAGTGAAATAAGAAATGCATTTACTGCCATCTACAATATAGGGCGAAACTATGGCCTCCGTAGGACAGGAATCGATACAAGCGGTACAAGAACCACAATGATCAGTGGTTGCCTGATCATACTCTAAATCTAAATCAATAATAAGCTCAGCTATAAAATAAAAAGAACCTACTTTTTGAGAAAGGAGATTACTATTTTTACCGATCCATCCTAAACCACTTTTAGCAGCCCAAGCCTTATCGAGAACTGGGGCAGAGTCTACAAAAGCACGACCAGAAACTTCACCGATATTTTGCTGAATTGAATAAAGTAATTCTTTAAGTTTTTCTTTGATGACAAAATGATAATCTTGACCGTACGCATATTTTGAAATTTTATAGGAATTGGCATTTTGAAAATCGGTAGGATAATAATTTAATAAAAGCGATACGACACTTTTTGCATCATCAACTAATAGAGTTGGATCCAACCGTTTGTCAAAATGATTTTCCATATAGGCCATTTGGCCATTTCTATTGTTTTTCAACCAGTCTTCAAGACGAGGGGCTTCCTGCTCAAGAAAACCTGCTTTTGATATACCACAAGATAAAAACCCTAGACGTTTTGCCTCGGTTTTAATGAATTGTGTATGTTTAATTTTAATATCAATCATTTGACACCAACAATGTGGTTTCGCAATAAATAAGACATAGCCCTGATAGGAACGGCATCCTTTTCCTGCTTCCTTTAAGCAGGAAAAGATACAGTGGATAGCAGGAATAGCTTCTAATAACTAGAATAAACCTCCTTGAATATTCGATTTGATTTTTCCTAAATGCTTGTAGGCTTTTTCGGTCACTTCACGACCTCTTGGTGTTCTCATAATGAAACCTTCCTGAATCAAAAACGGTTCATATACTTCTTCGATAGTTTCACTACTTTCAGAGACAGCTGTAGCCAAAGTTGATAAACCAACCGGCCCACCTTTGAACTTGTCTATAATGGTATTTAAAATTTTATTATCCATTTCATCAAGTCCATGAGCATCAACATTTAATGCCTTGAGGGCATATTTAGCAATCTCAATGTCAATAGTACCATTTCCTTTAATTTGTGCAAAGTCACGGACTCTTCTTAATAAAGCATTAGCAATTCGAGGAGTACCTCTACTTCTACCCGCAATTTCAATGGCAGCTTCCATAGAAATTGGCATTTTAAAAATCATGGCGCTTCGTTCTACAATTGTAGTTAAAAGTTCGGTTGTATAGTACTGTAATCTTGAAGAAATTCCAAAACGTGCACGCATTGGCGCAGTTAAAAGACCCGAACGGGTAGTTGCACCTATTAATGTAAAAGGATTTAGATTGATTTGAACAGTTCGAGCATTGGGACCAGATTCTATCATAATATCAATTTTAAAATCTTCCATAGCTGAATACAAATACTCTTCAACAATGGGACTCAATCTATGGATTTCATCAATAAACAAAACATCACGTTCTTCCAGATTAGTCAATAAACCAGCTAAATCACCAGGCTTATCTAATACAGGGCCAGAAGTTATTTTTATACCAACCTGTAATTCATTAGCTAAAATATTAGCCAAAGTAGTTTTTCCTAAACCAGGAGGTCCATGAAAAAGAGTGTGATCTAAAGCTTCGTTACGCTGGTTGGCAGCTGCAACAAAAACCTTAAGATTTTCTAAAACTTGATCTTGCCCTGCAAAATCATCAAAAGACAAAGGCCTTAATCTTTTTTCGATGTCCAGTTCTTCAGAACTAAAATTAGTATTGGTAGGATCTAGATTTTCATTCATTCGATAAAGATAAAAAAAGTAACATTAAAATATAAAAAAATGCCTCTCAAGATTGAAAGGCATTTAAAATAAATTTAAAATATTAGTGATGTAAAACTTCTTCACCAACTTTCATTGGAACATTTTGAGGAACAAAATCCACATCATGACCCGGTTTACTATAATCATAAGGCCAACGGTGAACTTCTGGAATTGCGCCAGGCCAGTTACCATGAATATGTTCTACAGGTGCAGTCCATTCCAAAGTATTCGATTTCCATGGATTTTGAACTGCTTTTTTACCATAGAAAATACTAGTAAAAAAATTATACAAAAATACCAATTGAAATGCACCACCAATTAATGCAAAAGTTGTGATCAAAACATTTACATTTTGTAAGTCATCAAATAATGGGAAGTTTGTATTTGTATAATAACGTCTTGGTAATCCCGCTAAACCGATAAAGTGCATTGGAAAAAATACTCCATAAGCACAAACAGCAGTAACCCAAAAGTGAACATATCCTAAATTTTTGTTCAACATTCTTCCAAACATTCTTGGAAACCAATGATAAACACCAGCAAACATTCCATAAAGTGCAGATATACCCATTACCAAGTGAAAGTGAGCAACTACAAAATAAGTATCATGAACATTAATATCTAAAGTACTATCTCCTAAAATAATTCCAGTTAATCCACCAGTAATAAAAGTAGAAACCAAACCTATTGAGAATAACATTGCAGGATTCATTTGTAGATTTCCTTTCCAAAGTGTAGTAATATAATTGAATGCTTTTACAGCTGATGGAATTGCAATCAATAATGTTGTAAAAGTAAATACCGATCCCAAAAATGGATTCATTCCTGAGATAAACATATGATGCCCCCAAACTATAGTTGACAAAAATGCAATAGCAATAATTGACATAATCATAGCTCTATAACCAAAAATTGGTTTACGAGAATTTGTAGCAATAATTTCAGAAGTAATCCCTAAAGCAGGTAAAATTACAATATAAACTTCAGGATGACCTAGGAACCAAAATAAGTGTTCAAAAAGAACAGGAGAACCACCTTGGTAATGTAAAACTTCACCAGCAATATAAATATCAGACAAGAAAAAAGAAGTTCCAAAACTTCTGTCAAATATTAACAACAAAGCTGCAGATAATAAAACTGGAAAAGAAACAATACCAATTATAGCAGTTACAAAGAAAGCCCAAATAGTAAGAGGTAATCTAGTCATAGACATCCCTTTTGTTCTAAGGTTAATTACTGTAACAACATAATTCAAAGATCCCATTAATGAAGATGCAATAAAGATTGCCATTGATACCAACCACAATGTCATACCTAATCCTGAACCAGATATTGCTTGAGGAAGAGCACTTAAAGGTGGATAAATTGTCCAACCAGCGTTAGCAGGTCCTGATTCAATAAATAATGAACAAACCATTATCACACTAGACAAAAAGAACAACCAATAGGATATCATATTCATAAAACCTGATGCCATATCTCTTGCACCAATTTG includes these proteins:
- the queG gene encoding tRNA epoxyqueuosine(34) reductase QueG — encoded protein: MIDIKIKHTQFIKTEAKRLGFLSCGISKAGFLEQEAPRLEDWLKNNRNGQMAYMENHFDKRLDPTLLVDDAKSVVSLLLNYYPTDFQNANSYKISKYAYGQDYHFVIKEKLKELLYSIQQNIGEVSGRAFVDSAPVLDKAWAAKSGLGWIGKNSNLLSQKVGSFYFIAELIIDLDLEYDQATTDHCGSCTACIDSCPTEAIVSPYIVDGSKCISYFTIELKDSIPDEMKGKFNDWAFGCDICQDVCPWNRFSKPHNEPLLNSNSDLLAMSKKDWIELTEETFKLIFKNSPLKRANYQGVKKNISFLE
- the ruvB gene encoding Holliday junction branch migration DNA helicase RuvB, with the protein product MNENLDPTNTNFSSEELDIEKRLRPLSFDDFAGQDQVLENLKVFVAAANQRNEALDHTLFHGPPGLGKTTLANILANELQVGIKITSGPVLDKPGDLAGLLTNLEERDVLFIDEIHRLSPIVEEYLYSAMEDFKIDIMIESGPNARTVQINLNPFTLIGATTRSGLLTAPMRARFGISSRLQYYTTELLTTIVERSAMIFKMPISMEAAIEIAGRSRGTPRIANALLRRVRDFAQIKGNGTIDIEIAKYALKALNVDAHGLDEMDNKILNTIIDKFKGGPVGLSTLATAVSESSETIEEVYEPFLIQEGFIMRTPRGREVTEKAYKHLGKIKSNIQGGLF
- a CDS encoding cytochrome c oxidase subunit I; the protein is MSAEGHDHGHDHEHEHHHKDTFITKYIFSIDHKMIAKQYLLTGIIMGIIGVGMSMLFRMQLAWPEESFKIFNILLGDKWAPNGVMTNDIYLSLVTIHGTIMVFFVLTAGLSGTFSNLLIPLQIGARDMASGFMNMISYWLFFLSSVIMVCSLFIESGPANAGWTIYPPLSALPQAISGSGLGMTLWLVSMAIFIASSLMGSLNYVVTVINLRTKGMSMTRLPLTIWAFFVTAIIGIVSFPVLLSAALLLIFDRSFGTSFFLSDIYIAGEVLHYQGGSPVLFEHLFWFLGHPEVYIVILPALGITSEIIATNSRKPIFGYRAMIMSIIAIAFLSTIVWGHHMFISGMNPFLGSVFTFTTLLIAIPSAVKAFNYITTLWKGNLQMNPAMLFSIGLVSTFITGGLTGIILGDSTLDINVHDTYFVVAHFHLVMGISALYGMFAGVYHWFPRMFGRMLNKNLGYVHFWVTAVCAYGVFFPMHFIGLAGLPRRYYTNTNFPLFDDLQNVNVLITTFALIGGAFQLVFLYNFFTSIFYGKKAVQNPWKSNTLEWTAPVEHIHGNWPGAIPEVHRWPYDYSKPGHDVDFVPQNVPMKVGEEVLHH